From the genome of Cellulosilyticum sp. I15G10I2, one region includes:
- a CDS encoding methyl-accepting chemotaxis protein, translating to MKKILNMKVLTILAILLLGFNVLLSLLVYFMQAWLSINFKEPFVQIILVAIGCITSVVLIGFIIFSKVINRHIKCIYEWSYAISKDNFTYEMPNSNVDEMRLVYNNLSDISENLKTTLQQIEKNKKQNNVLPEYLINTNQERNNFINNIGKSIQEVKTSTHVQASMSSKIADSSATITIGMEKIDGDLQNVVESFVAASLKAEEGANVIDLVFKQMQSIGKKFEISTKAIDHLEDNSKEIGRIVSLITSVAQQTNLLALNAAIEAARAGEQGKGFAVVAGEVKKLAEQSASAASEIGNLIRTIQLEIKHAVVSMGEGNGAIEAGVSMVEDAGQFFNNIFRDIEAVSNQMMDVSAIIEEVFVATQNTIESAEEVCAISSQIAEQIDILSVDLKS from the coding sequence TAACTATTTTAGCAATTCTCTTACTAGGTTTTAATGTACTGCTCAGCTTATTAGTTTATTTCATGCAAGCTTGGCTAAGTATCAATTTTAAAGAACCATTTGTACAAATCATTTTAGTCGCTATCGGATGTATTACGAGTGTAGTGCTTATTGGTTTTATCATTTTTTCAAAAGTTATTAATAGGCATATAAAATGTATTTATGAATGGAGTTATGCTATATCTAAAGATAATTTTACCTATGAGATGCCAAATAGTAACGTAGATGAAATGCGTTTAGTTTATAATAATCTAAGCGACATTTCAGAAAATCTAAAGACTACACTGCAACAAATAGAAAAAAATAAAAAGCAAAATAATGTTTTGCCAGAGTACTTAATAAATACAAATCAAGAGCGAAATAACTTTATAAACAATATAGGCAAATCCATACAAGAAGTTAAAACATCTACACATGTGCAGGCGAGTATGTCGAGCAAAATAGCTGATTCATCTGCAACCATTACTATAGGAATGGAAAAGATCGACGGTGACTTGCAAAATGTAGTTGAATCGTTTGTAGCAGCTTCTTTAAAAGCAGAAGAAGGTGCAAATGTCATTGATTTAGTTTTTAAACAAATGCAGTCAATAGGGAAGAAATTTGAGATATCAACAAAAGCAATTGATCATTTAGAAGATAACTCAAAGGAAATAGGCCGTATTGTATCGCTCATTACGAGTGTTGCACAACAAACTAATCTTCTGGCTTTAAATGCTGCGATAGAAGCAGCTCGCGCAGGAGAACAAGGAAAAGGGTTTGCGGTAGTTGCAGGAGAAGTTAAAAAGTTAGCGGAACAATCAGCCAGTGCAGCCAGTGAAATTGGTAATCTTATTCGTACAATACAGCTTGAAATTAAACATGCGGTTGTTTCCATGGGGGAGGGCAATGGCGCGATTGAGGCAGGTGTCTCTATGGTTGAAGATGCCGGTCAATTTTTCAATAATATTTTTAGAGATATAGAAGCAGTATCTAATCAAATGATGGATGTTTCAGCTATTATCGAAGAGGTGTTTGTGGCAACTCAAAATACAATAGAATCTGCCGAAGAAGTCTGTGCCATTTCATCGCAGATAGCGGAGCAGATCGATATTTTATCAGTAGATTTAAAAAGTTAG